GGGCATGAAATGCGGCGGGTGATTTTCGCAGCGGTCTTTTTTTGTGTGCTCTGCGTTGCGGCCGGGCTTCCGTCTCCGGCGCGAGGGACTTTTCACAAGCGCGATGTGCGCTTCGGCGAGGAGGTCCGCGGCGGTGTCCGCCTCAACTGGCGGCTTCTTGAAGTTCCCACCCGGCCTGGCGTGACCCAACAGGCGGTCATTGTGCAGCGCGAGGGTCCGGCCAAAGGGACTCTCCTTCTTTTTCCGGGCGGGAATGGCGTCGGCTACCGGCTCAAGAAGAAGAAAACAACACTCCGCCTTGGAGGCAACTTTCTCGTCCGCACGGCGCACCGCATCGCGACGGCGGGCTATACGGCGGTGATTGTGAACGTGCCCTCCGATCAGAAAAGCGGCATGGAAGATGAGTTCCGGGGAAGCCCTGCGCACCGGAAGGACATCGAAGGGCTCGTGAAATTTCTGACGGGGGAGGGACACAAAAACATCTATCTTGTCGGAACCAGCCGGGGAACGCTCTCGACGGGCTATCTTTCCACCGTGATGACCGATTTGCCCATTAAAGGTTTTGTCCACACCGCCTCGATGAACGATGTGATGCATTTTCCGCTGGAGAAAGTCCGCCGCCCCGTACTTTTCGTTCACCACGACGCCGATGGATGCCAGGTCACCGAGTACGGCGCGGCCCAGGCGAATTTCAAAAGGCTGCCGAATCACCCGCGGAATTTCTTCCTGACGGTCACCGGCGGCGACACCCCGATGTCGCCCCAATGCATGGGTTTCTCCGCCCACGGCTTTTTCGGGGTGGAAAAGGAGGCGGTGAGCGGCATTCTCAAATGGATCGCCGGGGAGACACTCCCCAAATCCATGGGCCGCTAGCGGGCGCTTTCCCCGATCGTGCCTTCGCGTCTTCCCCCGTTTCGTTTACACTTCGCCTTGGGCTCCTTCCGCGGCGGGGGCCTTTCGTGTGTTCCCATCGAGGAGGCGAGATGGCCAAGGCACAGGCGCTGAATCATTCGATCGAGAACGCTCCCTTTCTCCGGGCCTGCCGCGGAGAGGCAGCCGGCTACACCCCGATCTGGATCATGCGGCAGGCCGGCCGCTACATGAGGGAATACCGCGAGCTCCGCGCCCGCGTGTCCTTCATCGAGCTCTGCGAGCGGCCCGATCTGGCCACCGAGGCCACCGTCACGGCGGCCGAGGTGCTCGGGGTGGACGCCGCCATTATCTTCTCCGACATCCTGCTCATCCTCCGCCCCATGGGGATGGAGCTCGAGTACGCCAAGGGGGAGGGCCCGGTACTCCACAATCCGGTGCGGGAGGCGAAGGACCTCGATCGGCTCGAGGTGGCGGCGCCCGATTCTCTCTCATTTGTCTATGAAGCGATTCGCCAGACGCGCGCCGCGCTTCCGGCGGGGCTCCCCCTGATCGGCTTCAGCGGGGCGCCCTTCACCCTGGCCGCCTATATGATCGAGGG
Above is a window of bacterium DNA encoding:
- the hemE gene encoding uroporphyrinogen decarboxylase, which gives rise to MAKAQALNHSIENAPFLRACRGEAAGYTPIWIMRQAGRYMREYRELRARVSFIELCERPDLATEATVTAAEVLGVDAAIIFSDILLILRPMGMELEYAKGEGPVLHNPVREAKDLDRLEVAAPDSLSFVYEAIRQTRAALPAGLPLIGFSGAPFTLAAYMIEGGGSRNFTETKRFMYADPGAWNALMEKLVRGLIPYLNAQIEAGAQAVQLFDSWVGCLGPEDYKTFVQPHSRALIEGIRPGTPVIHFGTGTGSFLPEL